The Medicago truncatula cultivar Jemalong A17 chromosome 7, MtrunA17r5.0-ANR, whole genome shotgun sequence genome includes the window TCAAAAGCTGAAAGACGTGCTCTCCAAGAAGCTCAGCGAGCTGCAAAGGCTGCTGCAAAAGGTGTGTATTAGCATTCGGCATGCTCTTGTTTGATTATACTAGTGCAATCTTGGGTCTTGATTATATTACATATAACATCGCCTTTGAAAAACCTCTCATTGtttaacattttaatttgatttaaaatttaaatttgtctgCAAAACAAGTGAATCCAAAACATGAACGCGAGAATTCATCTGTCAATCACCTAGTGTCATCTTCAACCTACTGTGTGAGAATTCGGATGTTGTTTGTAGTGAAGCATGCCTAAATCAAGACATGGTGATGGGCTTTCATGAGTTTCTTTTGTAATATAATTCACTTTGACACTTCTAATCAGTATGTGCTTTTATATTATCTGTTGTAGCTGAAGGAAACAAGGCAACTGGAACTGTGACTTCAGGGAATTTAAAATCAGCTAAAGCTACAAAGCCCCCACAAAAAGTTGATAATACTTCAGTTGCAGCTTCCGAGAAGAAGGGAGTTGATCGTCCGTCAGAGAAGGATAGGAAGAAAGATGTTCCTCACCCACGCATGCAATATGATGATAAGAGCAGAGTGGAGAAAGCTAAACGCCGTGCTGTGGTAAACCACACTGAATCCAGGAACAGAGTTGAACTATTCAGACATTTGCCACAGTATGAACATGGGAGTCAGCTTCCTGATCTTGAAGCGAAGTTTTTCCAGCTTGAACCTGTGCATCCTTCAGTTTATAAGGTGGCGACATTATCCCGCTATTTCAACTTGTTACAATCCATAATTCTTATATGGTCaggtttttttcctttcataatACATGTTATGTTTTGGTTCTATTCTTATGGCTTAACATCTAGATAGTACCATGGTGTAAATAGGGTGTTCCTTGCCCTGAAACCCTTTATGCCATATCTAAAGGTTTAGTAAACTAAACCAAGGACCTATGCAAAAATGAAATCATTTGCTGAAacttaaaaattgaaagattcATCTCTgaattgttttgcaagtgtttatttaatttaacacaGTTAAGAGTGGGAAAGTGCTTAATACATCCAAGTAGATGAGAGTTCATTTATTGTACTTCCTAGTTCCACATTTTGGATTTAAATCATTAACCGGAAATGCTTTCTTTTTGTGTAGCCTTGTTTATTGCTAGTAGTTTCATTTAATGCAATTCCAgcatttcattctctttgaacATTAAAAATATACTGCTTAATGTTTTGTCAATAAAActttattgttgaaattttcaGTTTTCTCAGACACACTTAAGTTCATTTACAGTGTGATGGTtagagtttttctttttatgtgtcTCTAGAAATACATCTTGTGCATGTAATTGGTGATTTGCTATAATGTTAGTAGGGATATTTGGCATGTTGCTTAATTGAAATCTCTTCACCGTTTGAGTTGGGATATTTGATCCACTGCTACGGTAACTATATATTATCAACAAACTAGTGGCACATCATTGGAGTAGTTTAGTTATTTCCCTTGCAGTTAAAGTTACAAAATCTTTTACATGGGTAACGTAACATAATGATGATTGTATAATTCAGTTATCATACTTTGTGTTTGAACTGATAGATACCTAATCTCTACCTCATGGGTTATATTTTGGATGGTATGCAATGCCACCGTCATTCCTATGATCTCAATATGTTAGAATATAAGATAATGAAGGAGTTTATTAGGATATGGGTTACGCGGGGAGTTTGTTAGAATATGAGATAAGAGGAATTAGTTACAACAGAGTTTAAGGAGAAGTTAATTAGGGATGTTAGTTAGTAAATTGATTATAGAGATTATCTTGTATAAATTGGAGGTGTTGGGAGTCAGAAAGGATCTGATTGATCATTGTAATATTTGTGGATAGAGTTGTGACTCTATTGTGAGGAGATAGAGTCTTGAAGCTTTTTTCGGTCATGTTCTCAAAATAATTTCATACCTCTTCTATTGCACAAAATCAACTACCATCCTTTATGATCTGAAAGTTCAGAAGTCTGTTCTAGGTGACATCCGAATACAGAATAAGGTGTATCTAGGTCTAGGTACCTATTATGTATACATTAAGGGACTATTAACCAAACTGTTATTAAACTTGTGTTTTTCTATGGATACTAGATAGTTTGGTGGTTAATATTTTAAGACCCACTTCAATTGTTTTGCAAATTGGTCCCTTTTGGATATACTTTCCTCTAACCACGGTGTTTGTTGTGATTATCAGGTGGGTTTGCAGTATCTTTCTGGAGATATATCCGGTGGCAATGCTCGTTGTATTGCTATGCTTCAGGCATTCCAGGATGCCATCAAAGACTACACCGTTCCACCCGAGAAGACTCTAGTTAGAGACCTGACAGCAAAAATAAGTAGCTATGTTTCATTCCTTATTGAGTGTCGGCCTCTTTCAATCAGTATGGGAAATGCAATTAGATTTCTCAAAAGTCAAATTGCAAAGCTACCTCTGACACTGTCTGAGTCAGAATCAAAAACTTCTCTTCAATCAGATATTGAGCGTTTCATATATGAGAAGATTATACTTGCTGACAAGGTGATAGTAGAGCATGCTGTCACAAAAATAAGAGATGGTGATGTTCTTCTTACTTATGGGTCGTCATCAGCGGTTGAAATGATACTGTTACGTGCACATGAGTTAGGGAAACAGTTTCAAGTTGTAGTAGTAGACTCTCGGCCAAGTCTTAAAGGGAAACTTTTGCTCCGTAGACTAGTGGAGAAAGGTCTTACTTGTACATACACTCATATAAATGCTGTTTCCTTCATAATGCATGAAGTTACTCGTGTTTTTCTGGGCGCTTCATCAGTGCTGTCTAATGGAACAGTTTATTCAGGAGTTGGGACTGCATCTGTTGCAATGGTTGCTCATGCATTCCATGTCCCTGTTATAGTTTGTTGTGAGGCTTTTAAATTTCATGAAAGGGTTCAGCTTGATTCAATATGCTCAAATGAACTTGGTATGTAAACAATGGCAAATGAATAGGATTCCTTTGACCTTTTGTCTGGAAGAAGGCTGATTTTTCCATTGTTTTCTTATAGGTGACCCAGATGTTATTTCAAAGGTTTCGGGTAGAGGGGATGTTAACCACTTAGATGCTTGGGCCAATGCTGAAAATCTGCAACTTCTGAATCTGATGTAAggcatttatatttatataatttatacaatAATATAATACCAAAAATCCTTAGCTTGAccttaattttttctaaattgatGTCAGCTATGATGCAACACCTTCAGATTATGTTTCAATCATTGTCACAGATTATGGCATGGTGAGTCCTAGAATTTGAATATTTATCTATTTGCTCCTAGAAGTAGATACCTATAATGCTCTTTATCCCTGGGTACCATTAgtattcatttattaaaataacaattttgatTCTTAAAAATCAAGAGGATAACATTTAGATCAAATAAATAGAAGTTTATCACCTACAGTCTACAGCCACCACATGGTGCAGCAGCCATAGAAACTGTTAGATATAGAGAGCCTTGCTGTGACATGCAACGGCTGTGGAGGGTCTAACAGTTCCATGATATAATTCATGAATTTTATTAGTCTTACAGGCCATTGTTGAATATTTTTCAAACTTCAGTCATGATCGTTtacaattaacaaaaacaaaagttctCACAATTTAACTTTGGCAGATTCCCCCTACAAGTGTTCCTGTTGTTGTAAGGGAGTATAGCAGAGAACAGGTGTGGATATAATCTCTGTAAACGTGGACCAATCTCAATTTTTTGTGCATGCGAAGTCCCTGTGAATGTTGTTGTGatcatttttcttatctttaaataatgtaatgtaatggGTGGGCAGCTTTgtactttttatattttggatatttttCTGTCAAAGTGAAGAGTGCGGATCGTCGCCTCTCCAGGCAGATTTTGGCCATGCATTCCGCAGGGTTAGGAGCTCTTTTTTCTTCAGTGCGCTCCA containing:
- the LOC25497656 gene encoding translation initiation factor eIF-2B subunit delta isoform X1 → MDARRPPRAVIDPKVRTVGFFTPPDPIQFDSNSLSPVMIPPPCHSSENLDLHSPPSVTPPSGDESVSVTGSYNGSSSELFPAPMSPALSQKIVAGDGGVGGGIVASSFPRGGGVPVCKLTTVSVVNTDSFAFDERDKPNKGGGSSMEVKDQAMNSKQKNEKSSKAERRALQEAQRAAKAAAKAEGNKATGTVTSGNLKSAKATKPPQKVDNTSVAASEKKGVDRPSEKDRKKDVPHPRMQYDDKSRVEKAKRRAVVNHTESRNRVELFRHLPQYEHGSQLPDLEAKFFQLEPVHPSVYKVGLQYLSGDISGGNARCIAMLQAFQDAIKDYTVPPEKTLVRDLTAKISSYVSFLIECRPLSISMGNAIRFLKSQIAKLPLTLSESESKTSLQSDIERFIYEKIILADKVIVEHAVTKIRDGDVLLTYGSSSAVEMILLRAHELGKQFQVVVVDSRPSLKGKLLLRRLVEKGLTCTYTHINAVSFIMHEVTRVFLGASSVLSNGTVYSGVGTASVAMVAHAFHVPVIVCCEAFKFHERVQLDSICSNELGDPDVISKVSGRGDVNHLDAWANAENLQLLNLIYDATPSDYVSIIVTDYGMIPPTSVPVVVREYSREQVWI
- the LOC25497656 gene encoding translation initiation factor eIF-2B subunit delta isoform X2, which encodes MDARRPPRAVIDPKVRTVGFFTPPDPIQFDSNSLSPVMIPPPCHSSENLDLHSPPSVTPPSGDESVSVTGSYNGSSSELFPAPMSPALSQKIVAGDGGVGGGIVASSFPRGGGVPVCKLTTVSVVNTDSFAFDERDKPNKGGGSSMEVKDQAMNSKQKNEKSSKAERRALQEAQRAAKAEGNKATGTVTSGNLKSAKATKPPQKVDNTSVAASEKKGVDRPSEKDRKKDVPHPRMQYDDKSRVEKAKRRAVVNHTESRNRVELFRHLPQYEHGSQLPDLEAKFFQLEPVHPSVYKVGLQYLSGDISGGNARCIAMLQAFQDAIKDYTVPPEKTLVRDLTAKISSYVSFLIECRPLSISMGNAIRFLKSQIAKLPLTLSESESKTSLQSDIERFIYEKIILADKVIVEHAVTKIRDGDVLLTYGSSSAVEMILLRAHELGKQFQVVVVDSRPSLKGKLLLRRLVEKGLTCTYTHINAVSFIMHEVTRVFLGASSVLSNGTVYSGVGTASVAMVAHAFHVPVIVCCEAFKFHERVQLDSICSNELGDPDVISKVSGRGDVNHLDAWANAENLQLLNLIYDATPSDYVSIIVTDYGMIPPTSVPVVVREYSREQVWI
- the LOC25497656 gene encoding translation initiation factor eIF-2B subunit delta isoform X3 codes for the protein MPKSRHAEGNKATGTVTSGNLKSAKATKPPQKVDNTSVAASEKKGVDRPSEKDRKKDVPHPRMQYDDKSRVEKAKRRAVVNHTESRNRVELFRHLPQYEHGSQLPDLEAKFFQLEPVHPSVYKVGLQYLSGDISGGNARCIAMLQAFQDAIKDYTVPPEKTLVRDLTAKISSYVSFLIECRPLSISMGNAIRFLKSQIAKLPLTLSESESKTSLQSDIERFIYEKIILADKVIVEHAVTKIRDGDVLLTYGSSSAVEMILLRAHELGKQFQVVVVDSRPSLKGKLLLRRLVEKGLTCTYTHINAVSFIMHEVTRVFLGASSVLSNGTVYSGVGTASVAMVAHAFHVPVIVCCEAFKFHERVQLDSICSNELGDPDVISKVSGRGDVNHLDAWANAENLQLLNLIYDATPSDYVSIIVTDYGMIPPTSVPVVVREYSREQVWI
- the LOC25497656 gene encoding translation initiation factor eIF-2B subunit delta isoform X4, giving the protein MVGLQYLSGDISGGNARCIAMLQAFQDAIKDYTVPPEKTLVRDLTAKISSYVSFLIECRPLSISMGNAIRFLKSQIAKLPLTLSESESKTSLQSDIERFIYEKIILADKVIVEHAVTKIRDGDVLLTYGSSSAVEMILLRAHELGKQFQVVVVDSRPSLKGKLLLRRLVEKGLTCTYTHINAVSFIMHEVTRVFLGASSVLSNGTVYSGVGTASVAMVAHAFHVPVIVCCEAFKFHERVQLDSICSNELGDPDVISKVSGRGDVNHLDAWANAENLQLLNLIYDATPSDYVSIIVTDYGMIPPTSVPVVVREYSREQVWI